CCTGCCGCTCGCCGAGCTGCTGCCGGCCGTCACCGCGTGGACGACCCACGAGACGCCGCCGACGTTCGACGAGCTCGGCGCCGCGTCCGGCTTCGTGCTCTACCGGACCGAGGTCGACCTGCCCGAGGGCGGCGTGCTGACCGTCGACGAGGAGGTCCGCGACCGGGTCCTCGTCCGCGTGGACGGTCGGCCGGTCGGCGTCCTGGAGCGCGAGCACCACGACCGTGCCGTCGCCCTGCCACCGGTGACGGGCCTCCTGGAGCTGCTCGTCGAGGACCAGGGCCGCGTCGACTACGGGCCGCGCATCGGGGAGCCGAAGGGCCTGATCGGTGCCGTCCGCGTCGATGGCGTCGAGCTGTCGCGGTGGACGGTGTCGCCGCTCGCGCTCGACCCGCTCCCCGAGGGTGCCGTCGAGGTGCTCCGCGCGGCGACGACCACCGCGGGGGAGACCCTGGCCGGACCGGCGTTCGGGATCGGCACGTTCGACCTGCCCGTGAGCGGTGCGACGATCGACCGCTACCTGGCGCTGGACGGGTTCCGGAAGGGTGTCGTCTGGGTGAACGGTTTCTGCCTGGGCCGCTACTGGTCGCGGGGACCGCAGAAGACCCTCGCCGTGCCGGGACCCGTCCTGCGCTCCGGGCGCAACGAGGTCGTCGTGTTCGAGGTGCACGCCGCCGCGGCACGCACTGTCTGTATGTGCGTGGAACCTGAACTGGGCCACACCGAGGCCTGACTGGGACACGTCTCACGGACGACGACAACGCCCCGGGGTGTCCCGGGGCGCTGTCGTGTCGTCGGGGTCGGCCGTGTGGCCGCGGCGTCCGGGTCAGCAGGTCGGTTCGGGGACGAGCACCGCGATGCGGCCCACCCGGATCAGCGGCACGCCGGCGTGGTCGCCGAGTCGCTTCCCGGCGAAGCGGACGAGCACGCCGGGCTCGGTCCGTTCGGCCTCGACCAACGCCGCGGCCTGTGCGGGCGTCACGAGGAGCTCCCACGGTCGACGGACCCCGGCGCTGTCCTCCGAGCAGAGCTCGAGCAGCACGCCGACCCGCGCGCCGTCCGGCCCCTCGGCGGTGGTCGTCCCGGTACGCAGCCCCACCAGCGTGCCCGTGTGCGTGACGATGTCGTTCATGGTCCCCCTCGTTCCTCGGCGTCCTCGCCGCGATGAGCCTACGGCCGCGAGGATCGCTCGCACCTCATCCGGAAGGTGGGGAAACCGGGTGTCGCGTCCGCCGTCCGGCTGAGGTGGTGCCGTCGCGCGCGTGCCGCTCGGCGTGCCGCTCGGCGTGCTGGTGGGGAGCCACGGGGCGGGACGGCCCCGCGCCTCCCGTCGCTCCGGCCGGCAGGCGCGGGCGCGAGTCGCCCGTGGGCCGAGGTCGCACGACGCGCCGTCGCCCCTCGGCCGAGGTCGCACGACGCGCCGTCGCCCGGTCGCTGAGGTCGCACGGACTGCCGGGTCGGACCGGGTTGAGCGGCAGATCCTGCGACTTCGGCGGCCGCCGGCCCGGCGCGGCCGCGCGGGCGCGAGCCCGACCGCCTGCCGATGTCGCGGGAACGGCCGCTACCCGTCCAGCGAGGTTGCAGGATGCGCCTCGCCTACCCGCCGCCGAGGTCGCACGACGCGCCGTCGCCTGTCCGCCGAGGTCGCACGACTCGCCGTCGCCGGACTGTCGAGGTCACACGACGCGCCGTCGCCTGTCCGCCCAGGTCGCACGGACTGCCGGGTCAGAACGGGTTGAGCGGCAGATCGTGCGACTTCGGCAGCCGCCCGCCCGCCCGGGGCGGCCGCCTGGCGCGGCCGTGCGGGCGCGAGCCAGCCCGCCTGCCTACCGAGGTCGCAGGACCCGCCGCCGCCCGTCCGCCGGAGTCGCACGGACGGCCGGGTCGGACGAGCCGGAACGGCAGATCGTGCGACCCCGGCGCAATCGCCGGCCGACGACCCCGGCGCAGCCGCCAGCCGACGACCCCGGCGCAACCGCCGGCCGACGACCCCGGCACAGCCGCCGGCCGGACGGCCCCGATCAGGACCGGGGCGAGCCCGCTCCGTCCAGGCGGTCGAGGTCCGCGAGGGCCTGCTCGGCCTGAGCGAGCCGCTCGGACTCCGGACGCGTCCACCACTCCCGGCCGCGTTCCCCGAGCCCGTTCTTCGCGAGGCCGTTCCGGTGCCGGGCGGCAGCGAGGGCGTCCTCGTCCCCAGCCCGCTTCGCCTGCTTGACCGCGTTCCGACCACGACCGAGGTGGGACCGGAGCCGCGCGGCGAGGTCCTCGGGTATCGCCGGGTCGGTGCGTCGCCAGCGCCGCCCGTCCACGACGAAGAAGTGGTCGTCCTCCACGCCGGCGGTCATGCCCCGAGTCTGCCCGACGAGCCTGGCGGGACCGTCGGACCTGTCGGTGGTGACCGGTAGAACGGACGGTGATGACCGACTCCCGCGTGCGCCCCCTGCTCGACGTCAAGCGGATCTACGCCGAGGACGCCGCCCTCGAACTGCCTCGCGGGCAGGAGATCGTCGGGCGGTGGCCGGACGCCGAGATCGTGCCCGTCGCGTCGCACTGGCAGATCCCCGAGGTGCACGGCGACGAACGGAACGTCTCCCGCTGGGTGCGGATCAAGACCGAGGCGCTCGTCCTCGGCGTGAAGAAGTCGATCGTCACCCGTCCGAACGGTCGGTCGGCCGACTTCATCGCACCGTCCACCGCGAACGGCTGCGCCATGGCCTGCGCGTACTGCTACGTGCCCCGCCGCAAGGGCTACAGCAACCCGGTCACCGTCTTCGCGAACATCGAGCAGATCACCAAGCACCTCGCGCGCAACATCCACAAGCAGGGCCCGAAGACCGAACCGAACCAGTGCGACCCCGAGGCCTGGGTCTACGACATCGGCGAGAACAGTGACTGCTCGGTGGACGCGATGCTCAGCGACAACGTCCGCGACCTGTGCGACCTGTTCCGGATGACGCCGACCGCGAAGGCGTCGTTCGCCACGAAGTACGTCAACCGGGACCTCCTCGACTGGGACCCGATGGGCCGGACACGCATCCGGTTCTCGCTGATGCCGCACGAGCCGGCGAAGGTGACGGACATCCGGACGTCGCCGATCGCCGAACGACTGACGGCCGTGAACGACTTCGTCGAGGCCGGGTACGAGGTCCACCTGAACTTCTCGCCCGTCATCCTGACGCCGACGTGGGAAGCCGACTGGGCCGCACTGCTGCGGGAGGTTGACGACGTGCTCTCCCCGGCAGCGAAGGCACAGCTCGCGGCCGAGGTGATCTTCCTCACCCACAACGAACAGCTGCACGAGGTGAACCTCGGGTGGCACCCGAAGGCCGAGGACCTGCTCTGGCGCCCGGACCTGCAGGAGCAGAAGCTGTCGCAGAACGGCGCCGTCAACATCCGGTACCGCGCAGCGATGAAGGCGCGGCACCTCGACCGCTTCCGGGCGCTCGTCGCCGAGAACCTGCCGTCCTGCCGCATCCGCTACGCGTTCTGACGGTGCACACGATCCGTGTCCACGTGGACCGATCGGCGGTGCACTCCGGACAGGCCGCTCGCCACCCCGCTCGCCACCCTCGTCGGGCCGACCCAGGCCGACGCCCTCCGCGTCCTCGCCCGCACTGACGCTGGGTCGACGGGGCGCCTGGTCGTTCGCGTCGCGCGAGCCGCACAGCACAAGGGGATCGACCGTGCGCTGGGGATCATCCAGTCCGCCCCGCACGACGAACGCCCGCACCGCGAGCGGTACGGGCGTTGCGTGGTGGAGCGTCGATCACTTGCCGTCGACGGCGTCCTTCGCCTTCTCGGTCTGCATGCGCGCCTCGCCCATGCCCTGGTCCTTGTGGCCCTGCGCGGTGAGCTCGGCGTCGTCGGTGTGCTTGCCCACGGCCTCCTCGGCCTTGCCGGCGAGCTTCTGGGTGGCGTCCTTGGCCTTGTCTGCGAGCGACATGGTGTTCCTTCCTGCGGGGATCCGCCGAGGATCCCCGGCGCGTGCTGCTGACGCTAACCCCGGCTCCGGCGTCGTTCACGGCGGGGTCCGAGCGACGTGTACCCCGCGGTCGCCGACCCGGCGTCCAGCGTGGTCGTTCAGCGCGGGCGGCGGATGCGGATCGGGCCCTTGGCGGTCGACGGGTCCACGACGTTCCCGCCCTGCGTGATCTCGACCTCGCCCCGCGCGACCATCCGGCGGGCCGCTCGTCGGGCGGGTTCCATGAGGTCGCGCCAGTCCTCGCCGCCGATCGCGCGGGCGGCGTCCGAGGGGCAGATGCTCGACGTGAGGGCCCGGGCGTCGAGCAGGTCGTCGATCGTGCGCTCGAGGGTGCGATCGGTGTCGTCGAGCTTGTGCCGGCGGCAGGCGTCCGAGCACCACTTCGCGTCCGGCCCGGCCATGTCGGGCATCCGGCGTCCGCACGAGGCGCACGTGCGTTCCGCGTGCGCCTGCGCTGAGCGGCGTGCGTCGTCCTCGGTGCGGATGGCTCGTCCCATGCCGCCATGATCGTCCCGACCACCGACGCGCTTCCAGGCTGGCGGTACCCCGATCGCCGGTGTCGGCCAGGGCCGCCTGGCAGCATGCAGGGATGGACTCCGCAGCCGCAGCGCCGAACGCCGTGCCCGGGACGAGAACGGGCGAGCCCGCCTGGGTCGAGCACGTGATGTGGTGGCACGTCTACCCGCTCGGGTTCGTCGGCGCGGAGGTCC
The sequence above is drawn from the Curtobacterium sp. L6-1 genome and encodes:
- a CDS encoding spore photoproduct lyase family protein gives rise to the protein MTDSRVRPLLDVKRIYAEDAALELPRGQEIVGRWPDAEIVPVASHWQIPEVHGDERNVSRWVRIKTEALVLGVKKSIVTRPNGRSADFIAPSTANGCAMACAYCYVPRRKGYSNPVTVFANIEQITKHLARNIHKQGPKTEPNQCDPEAWVYDIGENSDCSVDAMLSDNVRDLCDLFRMTPTAKASFATKYVNRDLLDWDPMGRTRIRFSLMPHEPAKVTDIRTSPIAERLTAVNDFVEAGYEVHLNFSPVILTPTWEADWAALLREVDDVLSPAAKAQLAAEVIFLTHNEQLHEVNLGWHPKAEDLLWRPDLQEQKLSQNGAVNIRYRAAMKARHLDRFRALVAENLPSCRIRYAF
- a CDS encoding DUF3253 domain-containing protein, giving the protein MGRAIRTEDDARRSAQAHAERTCASCGRRMPDMAGPDAKWCSDACRRHKLDDTDRTLERTIDDLLDARALTSSICPSDAARAIGGEDWRDLMEPARRAARRMVARGEVEITQGGNVVDPSTAKGPIRIRRPR
- a CDS encoding CsbD family protein, which gives rise to MSLADKAKDATQKLAGKAEEAVGKHTDDAELTAQGHKDQGMGEARMQTEKAKDAVDGK
- a CDS encoding biopolymer transporter Tol, which produces MTAGVEDDHFFVVDGRRWRRTDPAIPEDLAARLRSHLGRGRNAVKQAKRAGDEDALAAARHRNGLAKNGLGERGREWWTRPESERLAQAEQALADLDRLDGAGSPRS